One stretch of Roseimicrobium sp. ORNL1 DNA includes these proteins:
- a CDS encoding MBL fold metallo-hydrolase yields MSLTNVVLGEAGCDNALFLRIDSGKSLERLLFDCGEDCASTLPFAEVSNVDQLFFSHLHIDHVAGFDSFFRCTYDRLTKPNHIWGPPGTAQILQHRFQGFLWNLQAGEPGEWRVSEIHESEIRTTRFDLGEAFSIAHQESSRPHQGIVWSGAGGTVKAFTMDHKTPSIAYLVEEHSRRNVDTSKLASLGLKPGPWLKQLKDASSDSPPLLIEGAPHDVKSLQDALMTESKGDSTAYLTDFLLDDSTMEGLAESLHGCGTIICEGQYRHADIELARKNYHMTTVLAAKLAKRAGVEKLILFHVSDRYARAEWQEMLREAREAFPNTHYPEHWGIETSASA; encoded by the coding sequence ATGAGTCTCACAAACGTCGTCTTGGGTGAGGCCGGGTGCGACAATGCCCTGTTCCTGCGCATCGACAGCGGCAAGTCGCTGGAGCGGCTCCTGTTCGATTGCGGGGAGGACTGTGCCTCGACGCTCCCATTCGCGGAGGTGAGCAATGTGGATCAGCTCTTCTTTTCCCACCTGCACATCGATCATGTGGCGGGCTTCGATTCATTCTTCCGCTGCACCTACGATCGACTCACCAAGCCCAATCACATCTGGGGACCTCCCGGCACCGCGCAGATCCTGCAGCACCGATTTCAGGGATTCCTCTGGAACCTGCAAGCTGGTGAGCCGGGTGAATGGCGTGTCTCTGAAATCCACGAATCGGAAATCCGAACGACCCGTTTCGACCTCGGCGAAGCCTTCAGCATCGCGCATCAGGAGTCATCTCGCCCTCATCAGGGCATCGTGTGGAGTGGCGCAGGTGGCACCGTGAAGGCGTTCACGATGGATCACAAGACGCCTTCCATCGCCTATCTCGTGGAGGAGCACTCACGTCGCAATGTGGATACATCCAAGCTGGCGAGTCTGGGTCTGAAACCTGGTCCCTGGCTGAAGCAACTGAAGGACGCGTCTTCAGACTCACCACCACTCTTGATCGAGGGCGCGCCACATGATGTGAAATCCCTGCAGGATGCGCTGATGACCGAGTCCAAGGGTGACTCCACCGCCTACCTCACAGACTTCCTCTTGGACGACTCCACTATGGAAGGCCTCGCAGAATCGCTGCACGGTTGTGGCACCATCATTTGCGAAGGCCAATACCGGCATGCAGACATCGAGCTGGCGCGGAAGAACTACCACATGACCACGGTGCTGGCCGCTAAACTGGCAAAACGTGCCGGCGTGGAAAAGCTCATCCTATTCCACGTCTCCGACCGCTATGCTCGCGCCGAATGGCAGGAGATGCTGCGAGAAGCGCGCGAGGCATTTCCCAACACGCACTATCCAGAGCACTGGGGCATCGAAACCAGCGCCAGCGCCTGA
- the nagB gene encoding glucosamine-6-phosphate deaminase yields MSKRRSAAEAYEKIPTIIHDSSAAAAAALAQEVKELITSRAAKKKNAILGLATGSTPVSFYRELIRLHREEGLSFKNVVTFNLDEYYGLTPEHPESYHRFMCDQLFDHIDIPKENIHLPSGLVPGDQVFEHCRAYEEMIDAAGGVDFQILGIGRTGHIGFNEPGSSRESLTRRITLDRITRQDAAADFRGEENVPRFAITMGVSTILRAKKIVLMAWGENKAGVVAKAVEGAVTDAVSASFLQEHPEARFFVDKGASRELTRVKLPWLVGPVKWSPSETRRAVCWLSASMNRPVLKLIDEDYNEHGLSDLLSEQGPAYKLNINIFNQLQHTISGWPGGKPNADDTFRPERAKPYPKRSLILSPEPQDAVVSLGSTVDRLVEQGHDIRLVAMSSGSLRVADSEADKFASTLQEIATLSPEGWDEQTDYARHILRLLEEKGEFGEDQPALRQLKSLILRGELRDAAHALGVGQEKVQFLNLPFYERGRYRRFKLGQEDTAEVVKLLKEFRPHQIYVTGDAADPSSVAALSFRALEQALAELQHEDWVAACSVWLYRGREKALEPWEIDMAVPASPMQLERKARALTRYQSLTSMEGEVTKVNQHTAHQYDSLGLANYEAIESFQRWRKV; encoded by the coding sequence ATGTCCAAGCGCCGCTCCGCCGCCGAGGCCTACGAAAAGATACCGACCATCATTCATGACAGCTCGGCTGCTGCCGCTGCTGCTCTCGCCCAGGAGGTGAAGGAACTCATCACTTCCCGCGCGGCGAAAAAGAAGAATGCCATTCTTGGTCTGGCCACGGGTTCCACACCCGTTTCGTTTTATCGCGAGCTCATCCGTCTGCATCGCGAGGAAGGGCTGAGCTTCAAGAATGTGGTGACCTTCAACCTGGACGAATACTACGGCCTCACGCCGGAGCACCCAGAGAGCTACCACCGCTTCATGTGTGATCAGCTGTTTGATCACATCGACATCCCGAAGGAAAACATCCACCTCCCCAGCGGCTTGGTGCCCGGCGATCAAGTCTTCGAACACTGCCGCGCGTATGAGGAGATGATCGATGCCGCTGGTGGTGTGGACTTCCAGATTCTGGGCATTGGTCGTACGGGCCACATCGGCTTCAACGAACCCGGCTCCTCCCGCGAGTCGCTCACGCGCCGCATCACGCTGGACCGCATCACGCGCCAAGACGCCGCGGCGGACTTCCGTGGTGAAGAAAACGTGCCGCGCTTCGCCATCACCATGGGTGTCTCCACCATCCTGCGCGCCAAAAAAATTGTGCTGATGGCCTGGGGTGAAAACAAGGCCGGCGTGGTGGCCAAAGCCGTGGAAGGCGCCGTGACAGACGCTGTCTCCGCCTCCTTCCTGCAGGAGCATCCAGAAGCACGCTTCTTCGTCGACAAGGGCGCCTCGCGTGAACTGACTCGCGTGAAGCTGCCATGGCTCGTCGGTCCTGTGAAGTGGTCCCCCAGCGAAACCCGCCGCGCGGTGTGCTGGCTCTCCGCCAGCATGAACCGCCCCGTGCTCAAGCTCATCGACGAGGACTACAACGAGCATGGTCTCTCCGACCTGCTGAGCGAGCAGGGCCCGGCGTACAAGCTGAACATCAATATCTTCAACCAGCTGCAGCACACCATCTCCGGATGGCCCGGTGGCAAGCCTAATGCGGACGACACCTTCCGCCCCGAGCGCGCCAAGCCGTACCCGAAGCGCTCCCTCATCCTGAGCCCGGAGCCCCAGGACGCGGTGGTGAGCCTCGGCAGTACCGTCGACCGCCTCGTGGAGCAGGGTCATGACATCCGCCTCGTCGCCATGAGCAGCGGCAGCCTGCGCGTGGCCGACAGTGAAGCGGACAAGTTCGCCAGCACCCTCCAGGAAATCGCCACCCTCTCGCCCGAGGGCTGGGATGAGCAGACGGACTACGCCCGCCACATCCTGCGCCTGCTGGAAGAGAAGGGAGAATTCGGCGAAGACCAGCCCGCCCTGCGCCAGCTCAAGAGCTTGATTCTGCGTGGCGAACTCCGCGACGCCGCTCACGCCTTGGGAGTGGGTCAGGAGAAGGTCCAATTCCTCAATCTCCCCTTCTACGAGCGCGGCCGCTATCGCCGCTTCAAGCTGGGTCAGGAAGACACTGCGGAAGTGGTGAAACTGCTCAAGGAATTCCGCCCGCACCAAATCTACGTCACCGGTGATGCCGCTGACCCTTCAAGCGTGGCCGCACTCAGCTTCCGAGCCTTGGAGCAGGCGCTCGCCGAACTCCAGCACGAGGACTGGGTGGCTGCCTGCTCCGTCTGGCTCTACCGCGGTCGTGAGAAGGCTCTGGAGCCTTGGGAAATCGACATGGCCGTACCCGCCAGCCCCATGCAGCTCGAGCGCAAGGCGCGCGCGCTGACCCGCTACCAGTCCCTTACCAGCATGGAAGGCGAAGTCACCAAGGTGAACCAGCACACGGCACACCAGTACGACTCCCTCGGTCTGGCGAACTACGAAGCCATCGAGAGCTTCCAGCGGTGGCGGAAGGTGTAG